A part of Brassica rapa cultivar Chiifu-401-42 chromosome A05, CAAS_Brap_v3.01, whole genome shotgun sequence genomic DNA contains:
- the LOC103868418 gene encoding uncharacterized protein LOC103868418: MFRLFCCFISCTKIRPSSPQPKVVETGKKIPASPPLSKVATTEKKKPRPSPRLPVKASGRCKRYGKNAGGVGGCGGGCGSGGCGGG, encoded by the coding sequence ATGTTTCGTCTGTTCTGCTGTTTCATCAGCTGCACCAAGATAAGACCGTCGTCGCCTCAACCAAAAGTTGTTGAAACGGGCAAGAAAATACCAGCATCTCCTCCTCTATCCAAAGTGGCCACAACGGAGAAGAAAAAGCCACGGCCGTCTCCGAGACTGCCAGTAAAGGCTTCAGGCCGTTGCAAACGCTATGGTAAAAACGCTGGCGGTGTTGGAGGTTGCGGTGGTGGATGTGGCAGTGGTGGATGTGGCGGCGGCTGA
- the LOC117134327 gene encoding PE-PGRS family protein PE_PGRS47, producing MKGYIIALIVCACVAIIAVVLILCCLQNRKKKKTWSPPPRPPVKDVEKGRSSVARDGGLVVLTGTAVTTAVVATAVTTGTADEISGGGGGGEGGGECDGGGDGGGGCGGCGGCGGCGGCGGCGG from the coding sequence atgaAAGGTTACATTATTGCTCTTATAGTATGTGCCTGCGTCGCTATAATCGCGGTTGTTCTTATCTTATGTTGTcttcaaaaccgcaaaaagaaaaaaacgtgGTCTCCTCCACCGCGTCCGCCGGTAAAAGACGTTGAAAAAGGTAGAAGCAGTGTCGCAAGAGATGGAGGGCTTGTTGTTTTGACAGGCACCGCTGTCACCACAGCCGTTGTAGCTACGGCTGTAACCACCGGAACCGCCGATGAAATtagtggtggtggaggaggcggGGAAGGCGGAGGAGAATGTGATGGTGGTGGAGATGGTGGAGGAGGATGTGGAGGTTGCGGTGGTTGCGGTGGTTGCGGCGGTTGTGGCGGGTGTGGAGGTTAA